In the Pseudomonadota bacterium genome, one interval contains:
- the recR gene encoding recombination mediator RecR, which produces MTGPEIERLIQLLSRLPGLGPRSARRAALHLMKKKEEVLEPLTGALAEAARVISTCATCGNLDSRQPCSVCSDPNRDTGLLCVVEDVGDLWAVEKSAGYRGMYHVLGGTLSALAGVGPDDLAIPSLMQRLGQGHVRELILALNATVEGQTTAHYIADRAAHFSGLSVTRLAHGVPVGGELHWLDSGTLVAALRARISLSKEGIG; this is translated from the coding sequence ATGACCGGTCCTGAAATCGAGCGCCTGATACAGTTATTGTCCCGCCTGCCCGGGCTGGGGCCGCGTTCGGCCCGCCGGGCGGCGCTGCACCTGATGAAGAAAAAGGAGGAGGTTCTGGAGCCTCTGACCGGCGCGCTGGCGGAGGCTGCGCGGGTCATTTCCACCTGCGCCACATGCGGCAATCTGGATTCCCGCCAGCCCTGCTCGGTCTGCTCTGATCCGAACCGGGACACGGGGCTTCTGTGTGTGGTGGAGGATGTGGGCGACCTGTGGGCCGTCGAGAAATCGGCCGGATACCGGGGAATGTACCATGTTCTGGGCGGGACCCTGTCGGCGCTGGCAGGCGTGGGGCCGGATGATCTGGCGATCCCGTCCCTCATGCAGCGGCTGGGGCAGGGCCATGTGCGGGAGCTGATCCTGGCCCTGAACGCCACGGTGGAGGGCCAGACCACAGCCCATTACATCGCCGACCGCGCGGCGCATTTCTCCGGCCTGTCCGTGACCCGCCTGGCCCATGGCGTGCCCGTGGGCGGGGAGCTGCACTGGCTGGACAGCGGGACCCTGGTGGCGGCCCTCAGGGCCCGCATCTCCCTCTCCAAAGAGGGGATTGGCTGA